A genomic region of Platichthys flesus chromosome 4, fPlaFle2.1, whole genome shotgun sequence contains the following coding sequences:
- the slc13a5b gene encoding Na(+)/citrate cotransporter, producing the protein MAFLKYLRSAKDGLILVCAPLLLLPLPLVIGTPEAECGYVIILMAVYWCTEVLPLAVTALLPTLLFPFFGIMQSKDVCMQYLKDTNLLFVGGLLVAVAVEHWNLHKRIALRVLLVVGVRPALLMLGFMGVTAFLSMWISNTATTAMMVPIVQAVLSQLNTSEAEIPQILSSEEQDQTSESDSKQPQTEKQSDGQGPVVVTFLDATVEAAKHQEAAERLKMCKGMTLCVCYAASIGGTATLTGTGPNLVLKGQMNQLFPENGDVINFASWFGFAFPNMILMLTLAWLWLQFVFMGFNFKKTWGCGSVKTEKDIAAYNVIREQHRLLGPMSFGEISVLGLFTLLVVLWFSRDPGFVDGWATVLFNSKAEYVTDATVAIFVAVLLFVLPSRPPSFCSRKTHSFDTVPPPTPGPTPALLTWKVAQKKLPWGIVLLLGGGFALAKGSEVSGLSKWIGDQMTPLQSIPPWAIAIILCLLIATFTECTSNVATATLFLPVLASMSQSIGINPLYVMVPCTLSASFAFMLPVATPPNAIVFSYGYLKVADMARTGIVMNVIGILCISLAINTWGKAMFDLETFPAWANVTGM; encoded by the exons ATGGCATTCCTCAAGTATCTGCGCTCCGCGAAGGACGGGCTGATCCTCGTCTGTGCTCCGTTACTCCTTCTCCCGCTGCCTCTGGTGATCGGGACGCCG GAGGCAGAATGTGGCTATGTGATCATCTTGATGGCGGTGTACTGGTGCACAGAGGTGCTACCATTGGCTGTAACCGCTCTTCTCCCAACTctccttttccccttttttggCATCATGCAATCCAAAGAC GTGTGCATGCAGTACCTGAAGGACACAAACCTGTTGTTTGTGGGGGGGCTGTTGGTGGCAGTTGCCGTGGAGCACTGGAATCTACACAAGCGCATCGCCCTGAGGGTGCTGCTCGTTGTCGGTGTGCGTCCGGCGCT ATTGATGCTGGGATTCATGGGAGTTACAGCCTTCCTGTCCATGTGGATCAGCAACACAGCCACCACGGCCATGATGGTGCCGATCGTCCAAGCAGTGCTGAGTCAGCTCAACACCAGCGAGGCAGAAATACCTCAGATCCTCAGCTCGGAGGAGCAGGACCAGACGTCAGAGAGTGACAGCAaacagcctcagacagagaaacagagcgaCGGACAAG GCCCAGTGGTGGTGACTTTCTTGGATGCCACAGTGGAGGCTGCCAAGCATCAAGAGGCAGCAGAAAGGCTGAAGATGTGTAAAGGGATGACCCTTTGTGTTTGCTACGCTGCCAGCATCGGAGGCACCGCCACACTGACGGGAACTGGTCCCAATCTGGTTCTCAAAGGCCAGATGAATCA ACTGTTTCCTGAAAACGGAGACGTGATTAACTTTGCCTCCTGGTTTGGCTTTGCCTTCCCAAACATGATCCTCATGCTCACGCTGGCCTGGCTTTGGCTGCAATTTGTCTTCATGGGATTTAA CTTTAAGAAGACGTGGGGCTGTGGATCTGTGAAGACGGAGAAGGATATCGCTGCGTACAATGTGATCCGCGAGCAGCACCGCCTGCTGGGGCCCATGTCCTTCGGGGAGATCAGCGTCCTGGGACTCTTCACTCTGCTGGTGGTGTTGTGGTTCTCAAGGGATCCCGGCTTTGTCGATGGCTGGGCGACAGTACTCTTCAACTCCAAAGCAGA GTATGTGACAGATGCCACCGTGGCCATCTTCGTCGCCGTCCTTCTCTTCGTCCTGCCGTCCAGACCGCCAAGTTTCTGTTCAAGGAAGACTCACAGCTTTGACACAG TTCCTCCTCCGACTCCTGGCCCCACTCCAGCTCTGCTCACCTGGAAAGTCGCTCAGAAGAAGTTACCGTGGGGCATCGTGCTTCTTCTTGGTGGCGGCTTTGCTCTGGCCAAAGGCAGTGAA GTATCAGGACTCTCAAAGTGGATCGGCGATCAAATGACTCCCCTGCAAAGTATACCTCCCTGGGCAATTGCTATCATTCTGTGCCTACTGATTGCTACCTTCACTGAGTGCACGAGTAATGTGGCGACGGCGACGCTCTTCCTACCTGTCTTAGCCTCGATG TCCCAGTCCATTGGAATCAACCCGCTGTACGTCATGGTGCCGTGTACGCTGAGTGCCTCGTTCGCCTTCATGCTGCCCGTGGCCACTCCCCCGAACGCCATCGTCTTCTCTTATGGATACCTCAAGGTTGCTGACATG GCCAGAACAGGTATAGTTATGAACGTCATTGGCATCCTCTGCATCTCACTGGCCATCAACACATGGGGCAAGGCCATGTTTGACCTGGAGACCTTCCCCGCCTGGGCCAACGTCACCGGGATGTGA